The following DNA comes from Streptomyces sp. NBC_00273.
AGGAAGGCCCAGACGTGCGAGTTGGCGGTGTCCTTGATGCTCCGGTTCTGCAGGTAGCGGTTGAAGCGCGCCTGGTAGATCGCGGAGAGCGGGCCGAGGCCCATGGACACCGTCGGGAACTCCCACAGCCACGGCAGGCGCCGCGGGTGCGGGTAGGACGGCAGGCCGTTGCCGCCGGACTCCTGGCGGAAGTTGTCGAGCTGCTGCTCGGAGACGCGTCCGTCGAGGAACGCGCGGGCGTAGATGCCGGGGGAGGCGTGGCCCTGGATGTAGAGCTGGTCGCCCGATCCGTCGGCCTCCTTCCCGCGGAAGAAGTGCTGGAAGCCGGTCTCGTAGAGCCACGCGGCCGAGGCGAAGGTGGCGATGTGGCCGCCGACGCCGTACTTGGAGCCGCGGGTCACCATGGCGGCCGCGTTCCAGCGGTTCCATGCGGTGATCTTGGCTTCCATCTCCTCGTCACCCGGGAACTCGGGCTCGGCGGAGGTGGGGATGGTGTTGACGTAGTCCGTCTCCAGCAGCTTCGGCAGGGCGAGGCCGGCGGCCTCGGCGTGCTGGAGGGTGCGGCGGAGCAGGTATTCGGCGCGGCGCGTACCGGCGGCCTTGGCGACGGCGTCCAGGGAGGCCGCCCATTCGGCGGTCTCCTCGGTGTCGCGGTCCGGGAGCTGGTCGAGCTCGCTCGGAAGCTTTCCTACGGGGTCGGACATCGGTGTGCGCCGCCTTCCGGACAAAGGAGAGGTGGTGAAAAAATCCCTGACGGGCAGGACAGGGTCGGCGGACCTGGTTGAGGTCCGCGACGACTGTAAATCGCTGATCGATGATCGATCAAATGAAAGTGACGAAGAAACGTCCATCCGGCGAAAGTCGGCACCGCGTGCCAGGGAAATAGGCACGCGGTGCCGGTCAAACGCGGACAAACAGGCCAGCCCGCAGTCGATCAAGCGCGCGGGGCGCACCCCAGGACATGCCGCTTCACCAGCAGCCCGATGTCCGGATCCTGACTGCGGAACGCCTCGACGAGCGCCTCGTGCTCCTCGGCGTACGACTTCTGGACGGTCCCCAGCCAGCGGATGGACAGCGCCGTGAAGACCTCGATGCCCAGGCTCTCCCAGGTGTGCAGCAGCACGCTGTTCCCGGCGGCCCGCACCATCTCCCGGTGGAACCCGACGGTGTGCCGCACCTGCGCGGTCCCGTCCTCGGTCCGGTCGGCCTCCCACAGCGCCGCCACGTGCGGCTCCAGCGCCGAGCAGTCGCTCGCCAGCCGCGGCGCGGCCAGCTCGGCCGCGATCTGCTCCAGGCCGGCCCGGACCGGGTAGATCTCCTCCAGGTCGGCCGCGGAGAGGTTCCGTACGCGCACGCCCTTGTTCGGCGCCGACTCGATCAGCCGCAGCGTCTCCAGCTCGCGCAGGGCCTCCCGTACGGGGGTCTGGCTGACCTCCAACTCCACGGCGATCCGGCGCTCGACGATCCGCTCGCCGGGCTTCCAGCGCCCGCTGACGATCCCCTCCACGATGTGCTCGCGGATCTGCTCGCGCAGCGAGTGCACGACGGGTGGGGTGATCATCGGGGCTTCATCTCCTGTAGGGGCATGCATCGCTTCGATGCGTAGACAATACGGCCGAGTAGCCCCCACCGGATGCGTTCCCGGTCGCGGACGCTGGGTGAGGCTGGTTACAACAGGCTCCGGACCAGGGCTCCCAGAGGGGTAAGACGACGGCGCCCCCGCCCGGAGGATGTTCCGGGCGGGGGCGCCGTGTGCGACGGCCGGGGCCGTGCGGTGAGCCTTACAGGCCGAGCTCGACCTCGAACTCGCCGGCCTCGAGGATCGCCTTGACGGCCGAGAGGTACCGGGCCGCGTCCGCACCGTCCACCAGGCGGTGGTCGTAGGACAGGGTCAGGTACGTCATGTCGCGGACGCCGATCACGGTGCCCTCGGGGGTCTCGATGACCATCGGGCGCTTGACCGTGGCACCGATGCCCAGGATGGCGACCTGGTTCGGGGGCACGATGACCGTGTCGAACAGCGCACCGCGCGAACCGGTGTTGCTGATGGTGAAGGTCGCGCCCGACAGCTCGTCCGGCGTGATCTTGTTGCCGCGGACCTTGGCGGCCAGGTCGGCGGTGGCCTTGGAGATGCCCGCCAGGTTGAGGTCACCGGCACCCTTGATGACCGGGGTCATCAGGCCCTTCTCGGAGTCCACGGCGATGCCGATGTTCTCCGAGTCGAAGTAGGTGATGGTGCCCTCGTCGTCGTTGATCCGGGCGTTGACGACCGCGTGGGCCTTCAGCGCCTGGGCCGCGGCCTTGACGAAGAACGGCATCGGCGAGAGCTTGACGCCCTCGCGGGCCAGGAAGGAGCCCTTGGCCTGCTCGCGCAGCTTCATGATCTTGGTGATGTCCACCTCGACCACGGAGCTGAGCTGAGCCTGCGAGTGCAGGGCCTTCATCATGTTGTCGCCGATGACCTTGCGCATTCGGGTCATCTTGACCGTCTGACCGCGCAGCTCGGACACCGCGGCGGCCGGGGCCTTCGCGGCCGGAGCGGCGGCCGGAGCCGGGGCGGCAGCAGCGGCCTTGGCGGCCTCGGCGGCGGCCAGGACGTCCTGCTTGCGGATGCGGCCACCGACACCGGTGCCCGAGACCGTGGACAGGTTGACGCCGGACTCCGAGGCGAGCTTGCGCACCAGCGGGGTCACGTACGCGCCCTCGTCACCAGCGGCGGCCGGAGCGGCCGGGGCCGGGACGACCGGAGCGACGGGGGTGACCGGAGCCGGAGCGGCTACCGGGGCGGCGGCCTGGACCGGAGCCGGAGCGGCGACCGGAGCGGCCGGGGCGACCGGAGCCGGGGCAGCGACCGGAGCGGCGGCCTCGACCGGAGCCGGGGCAGCGACCGGAGCGGCGGCCTCGACCGGAGCCGGGGCGGCGGCCGGAGCGGCAGCGGCCGGGGCGGCACCGGCGACGCCGATGACGGCCAGACGGGCGCCGACCTCGGCGGTCTCGTCCTCGCCGACCAGGATCTCCAGCAGCGTGCCGGAGACCGGCGCGGGGATCTCGGTGTCGACCTTGTCCGTGGAGACCTCGAGCAGCGGCTCGTCGGCCTCGACCGACTCGCCGACGGCCTTCAGCCAGCGGGTGACGGTGCCCTCGGTGACGGACTCGCCCAGGGCGGGGAGCACGACATCAGTACCGGAGGCGGCCGGAGCGGCAGCGGGCGCCTCGGCGACGGGGGCCGGGGCCGCGGGGGCCTCGGCGACCGGGGCCGGAGCGGCCGCGGGGGCCTCGGCAGCGGCGGCCGGCTCGGCGGCCGGAGCCGCGGCGGCAGCCGGAGCGCCGGAGCCGTCGTCGATGACGGCCAGCTCGGCGCCGACCTCGACGGTCTCGTCCTCGGCGACCTTGATGGAGGCCAGGATGCCCGACACGGGGGAGGGGATCTCGGTGTCGACCTTGTCGGTCGAGACCTCGAGCAGCGGCTCGTCGGCCTCGACGCGCTCGCCCTCGGCCTTCAGCCAGCGGGTGACAGTGCCCTCGGTGACGCTCTCACCGAGCGCCGGAAGGGTTACGGAAACCGACATGGTTTCAGTTGCTCCTAACGAAAGTGCGGAAGTGGTCGTCGCGCCCGTGACGAATTAGTCGTGGGAGTGAAGCGGCTTGCCGGCCAGGGCCAGGTGGGCCTCGCCCATCGCTTCGTTCTGGGTCGGGTGCGCGTGGATGAGCTGCGCGACCTCGGCCGGCAGGGCTTCCCAGTTGTAGATCAGCTGGGCCTCGCCGACCTGCTCGCCCATCCGGTCACCGACCATGTGGACGCCGACCACGGCACCGTCCTTGACCTGGACGAGCTTGATCTCGCCCGCGGTCTTGAGGATCTTGCTCTTGCCGTTGCCCGCCAGGTTGTACTTCAGGGCCACGACCTTGTCCGCGCCGTAGATCTCCTTGGCCTTGGCCTCGGTGATGCCGACGGAAGCGACCTCGGGGTGGCAGTAGGTGACGCGCGGGACACCGTCGTAGTCGATCGGGACGGCCTTGAGACCGGCCAGACGCTCTGCGACCAGGATGCCCTCGGCGAAGCCGACGTGCGCGAGCTGGAGGGTGGGGACGAGGTCACCGACGGCCGAGATGGTCGGCACGTTGGTCTGCATGTACTCGTCGACCAGGACGTAGCCGCGGTCCATCGCGACGCCCTGCTCCTCGTAGCCCAGACCCTGCGAGACGGGGCCGCGACCCACCGCGACCAGCAGCACCTCGGCCTCGAAGGTCTTGCCGTCGACCAGCGTCACGCGGACGCCGTTCTCCGTGTACTCGGCCTTGTCGAAGAAGGTGCCCAGGTTGAACTTGATGCCGCGCTTGCGGAACGCGCGCTCCAGCAGCTTCGAGCTGTTCTCGTCCTCGACAGGCACGAGGTGCTTGAGGCCCTCGATGACGGTGATGTCGGAACCGAAGGACTTCCACGCCGAGGCGAACTCGACGCCGATGACGCCGCCGCCCAGGACGATCGCCGACTCGGGGACGCGGTCCAGGACCAGCGCGTGGTCCGAGGAGATGATGCGGTTGCCGTCGATGTTCAGGCCCGGCAGCGACTTCGGCACGGAGCCGGTCGCCAGCAGGATGTGGCGGCCCTGGATGCGCTGGCCGTTCACGTCGACGGAAGTCGGGGAGGAGAGGCGGCCCTCTCCCTCGATGTAGGTCACCTTGCGGGAGGCGACCAGGCCCTGCAGACCCTTGTACAGGCCCGAGATGACCTCGTCCTTGTACTTGTGGACACCCGCGATGTCGATTCCCTCGAAGGAGGTCTTGACACCGAACTGGGCGGCTTCACGAGCCTGGTCCGCGATCTCGCCCGCGTGCAGCAGAGCCTTCGTGGGGATGCAGCCGTTGTGCAGGCAGGTGCCGCCGAGCTTGTTCTTCTCGATCAGGGCAACGTCCAGACCCAGCTGGGATGCGCGCAGCGCCGCGGCGTAACCGCCACTGCCACCGCCGAGGATCACTAGGTCGAAAACGGTGCTGGCGTCGTTCGCCACGTCACGTCCTCCATGCATGTGCGCCGGGCACCGGTCCTCTGTGACCGGGCGGCGGCTGGTATACGGCCGCTTGTTTCTTCGGCCCTGTGGTGGGGGCCCTGTCCTGCCGAGAACCCATCTTCGCATTTGTCGGGGGCACGCGGGACGCCGGGCCCACGATGTGATCGGGCGATCTGCCCGGACCGGGGGTTACCGCTGCGTAGATACCTACCGAGATACCTACCGATTCCTTCAGGTTTCGTCGTGAGACGGACGCACCCCGGGCCCTGACCCGGCCCGGGGTGCGTCACGTCACATCGAACGGGGTGCTCAGCCGAGGTCGCCCGTGGCCGTGCGCTCGGCCAGACGCACCAGGGTGCGGACGGCGGAGCCGGTGCCGCCCTTGGGGGTGTAACCGTGCGGCGCGCCCTCGTGGAAGGCCGGGCCGGCGATGTCGAGGTGGGCCCAGGTGATGCCCTCGCCGACGAACTCCTGCAGGAAGAGGCCGGCCACCAGGCCGCCGCCCATGCGGACACCCATGTTCGCGATGTCGGCGGTGGGGGAGTCCATGGTCTTGCGCAGCTCGGCGGGGAGCGGCATCGGCCAGGAGGACTCGCCGACCTCCTCGGCGATCTCGTGGATCGACGTGCGGAAGGCGTCGTCGTTGGCCATGATCCCGAAGGTGCGGTCGCCGAGGGCGAGCACCATCGCACCGGTCAGGGTGGCGACGTCGACGATCGCGTCCGGGTCGTCCTCGGAGGCCTTGGTCAGCGCGTCACCGAGGACCAGGCGGCCCTCGGCGTCCGTGTTGAGGACCTCGACGGTCTTGCCGCTGTACATGCGCAGCACGTCGCCGGGCTTGGTCGCGGAGCCGGACGGCATGTTCTCGGCGAGCGCGAGCCAGCCGGTGACGTTGACCTTCAGGCCCAGCTTCGCGGCCGCGACGACGGAGGCGAAGACGGCGGCGGCGCCGGCCATGTCGCACTTCATCGTCTCGTTGTGACCGGCCGGCTTCAGGGAGATGCCGCCCGAGTCGTAGGTGATGCCCTTGCCGACGAAGGCCAGGGTCTTCTCCGCCTTCGGGTGCGTGTAGGTGAGCTTCACCAGGCGCGGCAGGTTCTCGGAACCCTTGCCGACGCCCATGATGCCGCCGAAGCCGCCCTTGATCAGGGCCTTCTCGTCCAGGACCTGGACCTTGATGCCGTTCTCCTTCGCGGCCGCGGAGGCGATCGCGGCGAAGGACTCGGGAGTCAGGTCGTTCGGCGGGGTGTTCACCAGGTCACGGGCGACGTTGACCTCGGTCGCGACGACCGCGGCGCGCTCGACGGCGGCCTTGTGCTCCTTGTCGCGGGGCTTGGCGCCCAGCAGGGCCACCTCGGCGAGCGGCTGCTTCGGGCCGGTGCCCTTGGCCTCCTTGCGGACCTTGTTCTCGCCGCCCTGGTAGGCGGTGAAGGCGTACGCGCCCAGCAGGGCGCCTTCGGCGACGGCGGTGACGGCCGAGGCGTCCTCCAGGGGGAGGGCGAAGGCGGCCTTCTTGTTGCCGTGCAGCGCGCGGGCGGCGGCGCCGGCGGCGCGGCGCAGCACCTCCTCGTCGAACGACTCGCCCTTCTCCGGGACGGAGCCGAGCCCCACTGCCAGCACGACCGGGACCTTGAGGCCCGCCGGGGCCGGCAGCTTGGTGATCTCGCCTTCGGCGCCCGAGGCGCCCAGCGCGTCGAGGACGCCGGCGAGCTTACCGTCGTACGCCTTGTCCACGGCCTCGGCGCCCGCGGCGACGATCGGTCCCTTGGGGCCCTTCGCCACGCCGACCACGAGGGCGTCGGCGCGGAGCGTCGCCGCGCCGGCAGTGCTGAGAGTCAGAGCAGTCACGGTGGTGAAGTCTCGCTTCCGTTGTGTGTGTGGGCCGAGTGGGTGGACGGCCATCCGTAGCGATCGTATTCGGGCCCGACGGCCGCCAGAAATGAGCCTACGCGTACGCGCTCGTCCGTACGTCACTCGAAGGTTTGGCAAGTTGTTCGATCAAGCGGCCATCAGGTTCACCCATCTGTGGACTCTGCTCCAGGTTTGCCCCGTAGACCTGACGAGGTCCGAAAGACTCGGTCCACTCTCGCAAGGGGACGCGGGGTTCCTTTGCATGATTTCCACAGAGCCTCCCAGGCCCGGCTGTCCGCCAAGGGCCGGTCGAGGGATGCCTGCGGGGGGAAAGGCCGAATATGGTCAACAAGAATCGGATGAACAGGGTCGCCGCCATGATGGCGGCAGCCGCCCTGGTGTCCGTAGCAGTACCCGCCTCGACCGCCCAGGCGGCCGTGACGCCGCGCATCGACCTGAAGGTGCTGGTCGTCGACGACGGCGGCAGCTCGGTCGAGGCGATCACCGCGGAACTCCGCGACACGGGGGTGCCCTACACCCGCGTCCAGCTGGGCAGCAGCGGCCGCCCGGTCATCAACGCGGGCTTCCTCAGCGACACGGTGGACGGCCGCCCGCGCGCCAAGTACCAGGGTGTCGTGCTGCCGAACGAGAACCCGTTCGGCGAGGGCTCGGCCGAGATGGCCGCCCTCACCGCCTACGAGACGACGTACGGCATCCGCCAGGTTGACGCCTACACCTGGGCCCACCCGGGCGTCGGGCTGGAATACACCGACAACGGCGGCTACAGCGGCCAGCTCGACGGCACCCAGGCCGCCGTCACCACGGCCGGGAAGGCCGGCCCCTTCGCCTACCTCGGCGGCCAGGTCACCTTCGAGGACAACTCGGCCCTGGTCCCCGAGAGCTTCGGCTTCATGGGCAAGCCGCGCCCCGGCTACACCAGCTACGTCGACGCGCCCGTCGGCTCCGGTCGGGCCTCGCTCGTCGGCGAGTACGCGCACGACGGCCGCAGCGAACTGGTCGTCACCTTCGGCTACAACCAGTACCAGCAGCAGTTCCGGCTGCTCGCCCGCGGCATCGTCGACTGGCTGACCCAGGGGGTGCACCTCGGCCAGAGCCGCAGCTACTTCGCGGTCCACGTCGACGACGTCTTCGCCCCCGACGCCCGCTGGAACAAGGAGCTGAACTGCACGCCGGGCGACTACGCCTGTGCGGGCGGCGAGGGCAAGGAGAGCACGATCCGGATGAGCGCCGCCGACGCCGTGTACGCGGCGCAGTGGCAGACGTCCAAGAACTTCAAGCTGGACATGCTCTTCAACGGCGGCGCCGGCGAGGAGTGGAAGGCCGCGAACGGCGGCGTCGACGCGATGACCGCCCAGCTCGTCGCCGACCGCGCCAAGTACCGCTGGATGAACCACACCTACACCCACCCGTTCCTCGGCTGCGTCCAGAACACCGCAGTCACCCCGTGGACCTGTACGAAGAACGCCGCCGGCGCGATCCAGTACATGAGCCGCGCCGAGATCTCCGCCCAGATCCGCGACAACAACAACTGGGCCGCCGCCAAGGGCATCACCACCGACCGGACCGAACTGGTCACCGGTGAGCACTCCGGCCTCAAGACCGCACCGCAGCAGCCCGTGGACAACCCCAACCTGGCCGGCGCCCTCGCCGACAACGGGGTCAAGTGGGCCGGCAGCGACAACTCCCGCGAACCGGCGCAGCGAGCGGTCGGCGCGGCCCTCACCGTCCCCCGGCACCCGATGAACGTGTACTACAACACGGGCACCAACGCCGAGATGGCCGACGAGTACAACTGGATCTACACCAGCCGCGCCCACGGCGGAAGCGGCGTCTGCGAGGACAACCCGGCGACCTCCACCTGCCTGCCGGCCCCGCTGAACGTCAACACCGGCTACCTCGACACCATCGTCCCGGCCGAGGCCCGCACCGCCCTGCGGCACGTCCTGGCCAACGACCCGCGGCCGCACTACGTCCACCAGTCCAACCTCGCCGAGGACCGGACCCTCTACCCCGTGCTCAACCAGGTCCTCGACACCTACCGGACCCTGTACGCCCCCAGCGCGCCGATCGTCAACCAGAGCATGAAGGACACCGGCGTCGAGTTCCAGCGCCGCACCGCCTGGGACAAGGCCCTCGCGGACGGCAAGGTCACCGCCTACCGCATCGGCAAGGACGTCACCATCAAGGCGCCCTCCGGGGTCGTCGCCCCGGTGACCGCACCCACCGGCACCAAGAAGCAGCTGGTGCTCGGCACCGCCGACTTCGGTACCGCCTACGCCGGTACCCGCTCCGCCTGGACCGGTCCGGAGACGCTCCAGAGCGCCGTCACGCTCAAGCTGCCCAGCTGACCGTCGCGCAAGCCGTCACGAGCACCACGAGTACCACCTAGCGCCGGCGCTCCGCGAACCCACGGGCGCCGGCCCCTTTTCCGTCCTGGGGGGACACACCGCATGAGTCATGGGCGTCACGTCACCATGCTCACCGAAGGCACCTATCCGCACGTCCACGGGGGCGTCAGCACCTGGTGCGACCAACTGGTGCGAGGCATGCCGGAGGTCGACTTCAACGTCATAGCCCTGACCGGCTCCGGACGAGAGCCGGTCACCTGGGAACTGCCCCGCAACGTCTACCGGCACACCGCCTTCCCGCTCTGGGGGCCGCTCCCGTCGCGCGTCCGCCGGTCGGCCCTGCGCGGCAGGGCCCACCGCCGCTTCACCGAGGTCTACGAGAGCTTCCTGCTCTCCCTGCTCGACCCCGAGCCCGATCCCACCCGGCACAGCTTCTCCGAGGCCCTGCGCGAACTGGCCGTCCTCGCCCGGGCCGGAAAGCTCGCACCGGCCCTGCGCTCCGAATCGGTCCTGCGGCTGCTGATGACCGTATGGACCCGGTCCGGGCTCGTCACCGCCGAGGCCCAGCCCACCATCCACGACGCGCTCACTGCCACCGACCTGCTGGAACACGCGCTGCGCCCGCTCGGCGTCCGGATCCCGCCCGACAGCGTCGCGCACGCCGTCAGCAGCGGCCTCGCCACCCTCCCGGCCCTCGCCGCCAAGTACCTCGACGGGGTCCCCTTCCTGCTCACCGAGCACGGCATCTACCTGCGCGAGCGCTACCTCGGCTACCGCAGCGCCGCCCAGCGCTGGCCCGTCAAGGCCCTCATGCTCGGCTTTTACCGCGAGCTCAACACCGAGGGCTACCGGCAGGCCGACCTGATCACCCCGTGCAACCAGTACAACCGCCGCTGGGAGGAGCGCGGGGGCGCGGAGTCCGACCGCATCCGCACCGTCTACAACGGCGTCGACCCGCACGCCTTCCCCGATGCCGGCCCCGAACCCGACGTGCCCACCCTCAGTTGGTGCGGCCGCATCGACCCGATCAAGGACCTCGAAACCCTCATCCGGGCCTACGCCTTCATGCGCGAGGAGCTCCCCGCCCTGCGGCTGCGCCTCTTCGGGCCCGTCCCGGCCGGCTGCGAGGAGTACAAGCTCCGCCTGGAGAAGCTCGCCGCCGAACTCGGCGTGACCGACGGGATCACCTACGAGGGCCGCATCGAGCAGGTGGCCCGGGCCTACGCGGCCGGCAGCGTCGTCATGCTCTCCTCCATCAGCGAGGGCTTCCCCTTCAGCATCATCGAGGCCATGTCCTGCGGCCGCACCACCGTCTCCACCGACGTCGGCGGGGTCCGCGAGGCCGTCGGCGACACCGGCCTCGTCGTACCGCCGCGCGAGCCCGAGACCATGGCCCGCGCCACCCTCGCCCTGCTCCGCGACGACGAACGCCGGGCCGAACTCGGCCGGCTGTCCCGCGAGCGGGTCGTCGAGAAGTTCACCCTCCACCAGTCCGTGGACGGCTTCCGGCACATCTACCGCGAACTCGCCGGCCAGCCCGTCCTGCCCGTGCACGCGGGCGACGCGTGGACCCAGCGGCTCGCCGATCCCTGGTACCGCGAACTCGCCGCCATGGGGCATCCCCAGAAGGACTCCGGGGAAGGGGGCCCGTGGTGAGCGGATCCCTCTGGCTCAAGCCGCCCGGTTCCGGCCCCGGTTCCGGTGCCGACACGCTCCCGGCCATCCCCCGGCCGCGCCGCGACGGCCCCGGCGCCGACGTCACCGCCGCCGACGCCGCCACCGACCCGATGGACGAACTCGCCGAGCGCCTCGACGTGTTCATCGCCTCCGCCGTCCACCCCGACGAGATCGCCGCCATCCTCGAATCCGACGGCATGACGGACGAGTACATCCGGCTCACCTACGGCCGGCACGACTCCTTCGCGCTCGCCGAGGAGCTCTACGCCCGGGTGCCCCGCTCCTTCCCGGAGCCGGGCGCCGCCCCCGACCCCTGGAAGGTCTCCCTCACCGCCTGCCTGCTGCGCGGGGTGATCTTCGCCCTGCCCGGCCTCGCCTACCTGCTCGGCGCGCCCCTGCTCGAAGGCCCCCAGGACCGCCTCGGCCTGCCCGCCGGGACCCTGACCCTGCTCGCCGGCGCGCTCATCGGCTGGGTCTGGGACCAGACCCTGTCCCACCGGGCCTACTCCTGGCTCGGCCTCGGCGACCGGCGCGCCGCCGGGCGGACCCTGCTCGTCGGAGCCCCCGTCGGCGCCCTGTTGGGCACCGCCGCCGCACTGGCGGTGCCCGGCGGGCCCCCGTTCTCCTACGCCTTCGCAGCCGGACAGGCCTTCTACGTCGG
Coding sequences within:
- a CDS encoding leucyl aminopeptidase; the protein is MTALTLSTAGAATLRADALVVGVAKGPKGPIVAAGAEAVDKAYDGKLAGVLDALGASGAEGEITKLPAPAGLKVPVVLAVGLGSVPEKGESFDEEVLRRAAGAAARALHGNKKAAFALPLEDASAVTAVAEGALLGAYAFTAYQGGENKVRKEAKGTGPKQPLAEVALLGAKPRDKEHKAAVERAAVVATEVNVARDLVNTPPNDLTPESFAAIASAAAKENGIKVQVLDEKALIKGGFGGIMGVGKGSENLPRLVKLTYTHPKAEKTLAFVGKGITYDSGGISLKPAGHNETMKCDMAGAAAVFASVVAAAKLGLKVNVTGWLALAENMPSGSATKPGDVLRMYSGKTVEVLNTDAEGRLVLGDALTKASEDDPDAIVDVATLTGAMVLALGDRTFGIMANDDAFRTSIHEIAEEVGESSWPMPLPAELRKTMDSPTADIANMGVRMGGGLVAGLFLQEFVGEGITWAHLDIAGPAFHEGAPHGYTPKGGTGSAVRTLVRLAERTATGDLG
- the lpdA gene encoding dihydrolipoyl dehydrogenase, which encodes MANDASTVFDLVILGGGSGGYAAALRASQLGLDVALIEKNKLGGTCLHNGCIPTKALLHAGEIADQAREAAQFGVKTSFEGIDIAGVHKYKDEVISGLYKGLQGLVASRKVTYIEGEGRLSSPTSVDVNGQRIQGRHILLATGSVPKSLPGLNIDGNRIISSDHALVLDRVPESAIVLGGGVIGVEFASAWKSFGSDITVIEGLKHLVPVEDENSSKLLERAFRKRGIKFNLGTFFDKAEYTENGVRVTLVDGKTFEAEVLLVAVGRGPVSQGLGYEEQGVAMDRGYVLVDEYMQTNVPTISAVGDLVPTLQLAHVGFAEGILVAERLAGLKAVPIDYDGVPRVTYCHPEVASVGITEAKAKEIYGADKVVALKYNLAGNGKSKILKTAGEIKLVQVKDGAVVGVHMVGDRMGEQVGEAQLIYNWEALPAEVAQLIHAHPTQNEAMGEAHLALAGKPLHSHD
- a CDS encoding GntR family transcriptional regulator, with product MTPPVVHSLREQIREHIVEGIVSGRWKPGERIVERRIAVELEVSQTPVREALRELETLRLIESAPNKGVRVRNLSAADLEEIYPVRAGLEQIAAELAAPRLASDCSALEPHVAALWEADRTEDGTAQVRHTVGFHREMVRAAGNSVLLHTWESLGIEVFTALSIRWLGTVQKSYAEEHEALVEAFRSQDPDIGLLVKRHVLGCAPRA
- the pelF gene encoding GT4 family glycosyltransferase PelF, whose protein sequence is MSHGRHVTMLTEGTYPHVHGGVSTWCDQLVRGMPEVDFNVIALTGSGREPVTWELPRNVYRHTAFPLWGPLPSRVRRSALRGRAHRRFTEVYESFLLSLLDPEPDPTRHSFSEALRELAVLARAGKLAPALRSESVLRLLMTVWTRSGLVTAEAQPTIHDALTATDLLEHALRPLGVRIPPDSVAHAVSSGLATLPALAAKYLDGVPFLLTEHGIYLRERYLGYRSAAQRWPVKALMLGFYRELNTEGYRQADLITPCNQYNRRWEERGGAESDRIRTVYNGVDPHAFPDAGPEPDVPTLSWCGRIDPIKDLETLIRAYAFMREELPALRLRLFGPVPAGCEEYKLRLEKLAAELGVTDGITYEGRIEQVARAYAAGSVVMLSSISEGFPFSIIEAMSCGRTTVSTDVGGVREAVGDTGLVVPPREPETMARATLALLRDDERRAELGRLSRERVVEKFTLHQSVDGFRHIYRELAGQPVLPVHAGDAWTQRLADPWYRELAAMGHPQKDSGEGGPW
- the sucB gene encoding 2-oxoglutarate dehydrogenase, E2 component, dihydrolipoamide succinyltransferase, with amino-acid sequence MSVSVTLPALGESVTEGTVTRWLKAEGERVEADEPLLEVSTDKVDTEIPSPVSGILASIKVAEDETVEVGAELAVIDDGSGAPAAAAAPAAEPAAAAEAPAAAPAPVAEAPAAPAPVAEAPAAAPAASGTDVVLPALGESVTEGTVTRWLKAVGESVEADEPLLEVSTDKVDTEIPAPVSGTLLEILVGEDETAEVGARLAVIGVAGAAPAAAAPAAAPAPVEAAAPVAAPAPVEAAAPVAAPAPVAPAAPVAAPAPVQAAAPVAAPAPVTPVAPVVPAPAAPAAAGDEGAYVTPLVRKLASESGVNLSTVSGTGVGGRIRKQDVLAAAEAAKAAAAAPAPAAAPAAKAPAAAVSELRGQTVKMTRMRKVIGDNMMKALHSQAQLSSVVEVDITKIMKLREQAKGSFLAREGVKLSPMPFFVKAAAQALKAHAVVNARINDDEGTITYFDSENIGIAVDSEKGLMTPVIKGAGDLNLAGISKATADLAAKVRGNKITPDELSGATFTISNTGSRGALFDTVIVPPNQVAILGIGATVKRPMVIETPEGTVIGVRDMTYLTLSYDHRLVDGADAARYLSAVKAILEAGEFEVELGL